In a genomic window of Pseudomonas putida:
- a CDS encoding NAD-glutamate dehydrogenase encodes MAFFTAASKADFQHQLQAALAQHISEQALPQVALFAEQFFGIISLDELTQRRLSDLAGCTLSAWRLLERFDHAHPQVRVYNPDYERHGWQSTHTAVEVLHHDLPFLVDSVRTELNRRGYSIHTLQTTVLSVRRGAKGELLEILPKGTQGDDVLHESLMYLEIDRCANTAELNVLTKELEQVLSEVRAAVTDFEPMKAKVQEILTNLDNSRFAVDAEEKNEIKGFLEWLVGNHFTFLGYEEFVVTDQADGGHIEYDQSSFLGLTKTLRTGMTYDDTRIENYAVNYLREPKLLTFAKAAHPSRVHRPAYPDYVSIREIDADGKVIKECRFMGLYTSSVYGESVRTIPYIRHKVEEIERRSGFQSKAHLGKELAQVLEVLPRDDLFQTPVDELFSTVMSIVQIQERNKIRVFLRKDPYGRFCYCLAYVPRDIYSTEVRQKIQQVLMDRLKASDCEFWTFFSESVLARVQLILRVDPKNRIDIDPQQLENEVIQACRSWQDDYAALTVETFGEAQGTNVLADFPKGFPAGYRERFAAHSAVVDMQHVLNLSEKKPLAMSFYQPLASGPRELHCKLYHADTPLALSDVLPILENLGLRVLGEFPYRLRHTNGREFWIHDFAFTAAEGMDLDIQQLNDTLQDAFVHIVRGDAENDAFNRLVLTAGLPWRDVALLRAYARYLKQIRLGFDLGYIASTLNNHTDIARELTRLFKTRFYLARKLSADDLDDMQQRLEHAILSALDEVQVLNEDRILRRYLDLIKATLRTNFYQTDANGHNKSYFSFKFNPHLIPELPKPVPKFEIFVYSPRVEGVHLRFGNVARGGLRWSDREEDFRTEVLGLVKAQQVKNSVIVPVGAKGGFLPRRLPLGGSRDEIAAEGIACYRIFISGLLDITDNLKDGALVPPANVVRHDQDDPYLVVAADKGTATFSDIANGIAIDYGFWLGDAFASGGSAGYDHKKMGITAKGAWVGVQRHFRERGINVQEDSITVVGVGDMAGDVFGNGLLMSDKLQLVAAFNHMHIFIDPNPDPATSFAERQRMFDLPRSAWSDYDTSIMSEGGGIFSRSAKSIAISPQMQERFDIKADKLTPTELLNALLKAPVDLLWNGGIGTYVKASTESHADVGDKANDALRVNGNELRCKVVGEGGNLGMTQLGRVEFGLNGGGSNTDFIDNAGGVDCSDHEVNIKILLNEVVQAGDMTDKQRNELLASMTDEVGGLVLGNNYKQTQALSLAARRALPRIAEYKRLMNDLEGRGKLDRAIEFLPSEEAINERVAEGHGLTRPELSVLISYSKIDLKEQLLGSLVPDDDYLTRDMETAFPPTLVNKFSVAMRRHRLKREIVSTQIANDLVNHMGITFVQRLKESTGMTPANVAGAYVIVRDIFHLPHWFRQIEALDYKVSAHVQLEMMDELMRLGRRATRWFLRARRNEQNAARDVAHFGPHLKELGLKLNELLEGPTREVWETRYQAYVEAGVPELLARMVAGTSHLYTLLPVIEASDVTGQDPAEVAKAYFAVGEKLDITWYLQQISALPVENNWQALAREAFRDDVDWQQRAITISVLQRGEGSVEARLDSWMAQHDSMIERWRAMLVEIRAASGTDYAMYAVANRELLDLALSGQAPATAAAPAKAELEPAV; translated from the coding sequence ATGGCGTTCTTCACCGCAGCCAGCAAAGCCGACTTCCAGCACCAACTGCAAGCGGCACTGGCGCAGCACATCAGTGAACAGGCACTGCCACAAGTGGCGCTGTTCGCTGAACAATTCTTCGGCATTATCTCCCTGGACGAACTGACCCAGCGTCGTTTGTCCGACCTCGCTGGCTGTACTCTTTCTGCATGGCGCCTGCTTGAGCGCTTTGATCACGCGCATCCGCAAGTGCGTGTCTACAACCCCGATTACGAACGCCACGGCTGGCAGTCGACCCACACCGCGGTCGAAGTGCTGCACCACGATCTGCCGTTCCTGGTGGACTCGGTGCGTACCGAGCTGAACCGTCGCGGCTACAGCATTCATACCCTGCAAACCACCGTGCTGAGCGTGCGTCGCGGCGCGAAGGGCGAACTGCTGGAAATCCTGCCTAAAGGCACCCAGGGCGACGACGTGCTGCACGAGTCGTTGATGTACCTGGAAATCGACCGCTGCGCCAACACCGCCGAATTGAACGTGCTGACCAAAGAGCTGGAGCAAGTGCTCAGCGAAGTGCGCGCGGCGGTGACCGATTTCGAACCGATGAAGGCCAAGGTCCAGGAAATCCTCACCAACCTGGACAACAGCCGTTTCGCCGTCGATGCCGAAGAAAAGAACGAAATCAAAGGCTTCCTGGAATGGCTGGTGGGCAACCACTTCACCTTCCTCGGCTACGAAGAGTTCGTGGTCACCGATCAGGCCGATGGCGGGCACATCGAGTATGACCAGAGCTCGTTCCTTGGCCTGACCAAGACCCTGCGCACCGGCATGACCTACGATGACACGCGCATCGAAAATTATGCCGTGAACTACCTGCGCGAACCGAAACTGCTGACCTTCGCCAAGGCTGCGCACCCAAGCCGCGTGCACCGTCCCGCTTACCCTGACTACGTGTCGATCCGTGAAATCGACGCTGATGGCAAAGTCATCAAGGAATGCCGTTTCATGGGCCTGTACACCTCGTCGGTGTACGGCGAAAGCGTGCGGACCATCCCGTACATTCGTCACAAGGTCGAGGAAATCGAGCGCCGCTCCGGCTTCCAGTCCAAGGCGCACCTGGGCAAGGAACTGGCGCAGGTCCTGGAAGTACTGCCACGGGACGACCTGTTCCAGACCCCGGTGGACGAACTGTTCAGCACCGTGATGTCGATCGTGCAGATCCAGGAACGCAACAAGATTCGCGTGTTCCTGCGCAAGGATCCGTACGGCCGTTTCTGCTACTGCCTGGCCTACGTGCCGCGCGACATCTACTCCACCGAAGTGCGCCAGAAGATCCAGCAAGTGCTGATGGATCGCCTGAAAGCCTCGGACTGCGAGTTCTGGACCTTCTTCTCCGAGTCCGTGCTGGCCCGCGTGCAGTTGATCCTGCGCGTTGACCCGAAAAACCGCATCGACATCGATCCGCAGCAGCTGGAAAACGAAGTCATCCAGGCCTGCCGCAGCTGGCAGGACGATTACGCTGCGCTGACCGTTGAAACCTTCGGCGAAGCCCAGGGCACCAACGTACTGGCGGATTTCCCTAAAGGCTTCCCCGCCGGTTATCGCGAGCGTTTCGCAGCGCACTCCGCTGTGGTCGACATGCAGCACGTGCTGAACCTCAGCGAGAAAAAGCCGCTGGCCATGAGCTTCTACCAGCCGCTGGCTTCCGGCCCGCGCGAGCTGCATTGCAAGCTGTATCACGCCGATACTCCGCTGGCGCTGTCCGACGTACTGCCGATCCTGGAAAACCTCGGCCTGCGCGTGCTGGGTGAGTTCCCGTACCGGCTGCGTCACACCAATGGCCGCGAGTTCTGGATTCACGACTTCGCCTTCACCGCTGCCGAAGGCATGGACCTGGACATTCAGCAACTCAACGACACCTTGCAGGACGCCTTCGTCCACATCGTGCGTGGCGATGCCGAAAACGATGCGTTCAACCGTCTTGTATTGACCGCCGGCCTGCCTTGGCGTGACGTGGCGCTGCTGCGTGCCTACGCCCGTTACCTGAAGCAGATCCGTCTGGGCTTCGACCTGGGCTACATCGCCAGCACCCTGAACAACCACACCGATATCGCTCGTGAGCTGACCCGGTTGTTCAAGACCCGGTTCTACCTGGCGCGCAAGCTCAGCGCAGACGACCTGGACGACATGCAGCAACGTCTGGAACACGCGATCCTCAGCGCCCTGGACGAGGTTCAGGTGCTCAACGAAGACCGCATCCTGCGTCGCTACCTGGACCTGATCAAGGCGACCCTGCGTACCAACTTCTACCAGACCGACGCCAACGGCCATAACAAGTCGTACTTCAGCTTCAAGTTCAACCCGCACCTGATCCCGGAACTGCCAAAACCTGTTCCGAAGTTCGAGATCTTCGTTTATTCGCCACGGGTTGAAGGCGTGCACCTGCGCTTCGGCAACGTCGCTCGCGGCGGTCTGCGCTGGTCCGACCGTGAAGAAGACTTCCGTACCGAAGTCCTGGGCCTGGTAAAAGCCCAGCAAGTGAAGAACTCGGTGATCGTGCCTGTGGGCGCCAAAGGTGGCTTCCTGCCACGTCGCCTGCCTCTGGGCGGCAGCCGGGACGAGATCGCGGCCGAGGGCATCGCCTGCTACCGCATCTTCATTTCGGGTCTGCTGGACATTACCGACAACCTGAAGGACGGTGCGCTGGTTCCGCCGGCCAACGTCGTGCGTCATGACCAGGATGACCCGTATCTGGTAGTTGCAGCGGACAAGGGCACTGCGACCTTCTCCGACATCGCCAACGGTATCGCCATCGACTACGGCTTCTGGCTGGGCGACGCGTTCGCATCCGGCGGTTCGGCCGGTTACGACCACAAGAAAATGGGTATCACCGCCAAGGGCGCGTGGGTGGGCGTACAGCGCCACTTCCGTGAACGCGGCATCAATGTCCAGGAAGACAGCATCACCGTGGTGGGCGTCGGCGACATGGCCGGTGACGTGTTCGGTAACGGCTTGCTGATGTCGGACAAATTGCAACTGGTTGCAGCGTTCAACCACATGCACATCTTCATCGACCCGAATCCGGATCCGGCCACCAGCTTCGCCGAGCGTCAACGCATGTTCGACCTGCCGCGTTCGGCGTGGTCGGACTACGACACCAGCATCATGTCCGAAGGCGGCGGGATCTTCTCCCGCAGCGCGAAGAGCATCGCGATTTCCCCGCAGATGCAGGAACGCTTCGACATCAAGGCCGACAAGCTGACCCCGACCGAACTGCTGAACGCCTTGCTCAAGGCGCCGGTGGATCTGCTGTGGAACGGTGGTATCGGTACCTACGTCAAGGCCAGCACTGAAAGCCACGCCGACGTCGGCGACAAGGCCAACGATGCACTGCGCGTGAACGGCAACGAGCTGCGCTGCAAAGTGGTGGGCGAGGGCGGTAACCTCGGCATGACCCAGCTGGGTCGTGTGGAATTCGGCCTCAATGGCGGCGGTTCCAACACCGACTTCATTGATAACGCCGGTGGCGTGGACTGCTCCGACCACGAAGTAAACATCAAGATCCTGCTGAACGAAGTGGTTCAGGCCGGCGACATGACCGACAAGCAACGTAACGAGTTGCTGGCGAGCATGACCGACGAAGTCGGTGGCCTGGTGCTGGGCAACAACTACAAGCAGACCCAGGCGCTGTCCCTGGCCGCTCGTCGTGCCTTGCCGCGTATCGCTGAATACAAGCGTCTGATGAACGATCTGGAAGGTCGTGGCAAGCTGGACCGCGCCATCGAGTTCCTGCCGTCGGAAGAGGCGATCAACGAGCGCGTCGCCGAAGGTCATGGCCTGACCCGTCCGGAACTGTCGGTTCTGATCTCCTACAGCAAGATCGACCTCAAGGAGCAGTTGCTGGGCTCCCTGGTGCCGGACGATGACTACCTGACCCGCGACATGGAAACCGCGTTCCCGCCGACCCTGGTGAACAAGTTCTCCGTGGCCATGCGTCGCCACCGTCTGAAGCGTGAAATCGTCAGCACCCAGATCGCCAACGATCTGGTGAACCACATGGGCATCACCTTCGTTCAACGACTCAAAGAGTCGACCGGCATGACCCCGGCGAACGTGGCCGGCGCCTACGTGATCGTGCGTGACATTTTCCATCTCCCGCACTGGTTCCGTCAGATTGAAGCCCTGGACTACAAGGTTTCCGCTCACGTGCAACTGGAGATGATGGACGAGCTGATGCGTCTGGGTCGTCGCGCCACGCGCTGGTTCCTGCGTGCCCGCCGTAACGAGCAGAATGCCGCCCGTGACGTCGCCCACTTCGGTCCGCACCTCAAGGAGTTGGGACTGAAGCTCAACGAGCTGCTGGAAGGCCCGACCCGCGAAGTCTGGGAGACGCGTTATCAGGCTTACGTCGAAGCCGGTGTACCGGAGTTGCTGGCGCGCATGGTGGCGGGTACCTCCCATCTGTACACCTTGCTGCCTGTCATCGAGGCGTCGGATGTGACCGGCCAGGATCCTGCCGAAGTGGCCAAGGCTTACTTCGCCGTAGGCGAAAAACTGGACATCACCTGGTACCTGCAACAGATCAGCGCCTTGCCGGTGGAAAACAACTGGCAGGCCCTGGCCCGTGAAGCGTTCCGCGATGACGTCGACTGGCAGCAACGTGCGATCACCATCTCGGTGCTGCAACGCGGTGAAGGCTCCGTGGAAGCTCGCCTGGATTCGTGGATGGCACAGCACGACAGCATGATCGAACGCTGGCGCGCCATGCTGGTGGAAATCCGTGCCGCCAGCGGCACGGACTACGCCATGTATGCAGTGGCCAACCGCGAACTGCTGGATCTGGCCTTGAGTGGTCAGGCACCGGCGACTGCCGCAGCCCCTGCCAAGGCAGAGCTGGAACCGGCGGTCTGA
- a CDS encoding ATPase, whose translation MKLALVSTLAISALITGCSIPTAPSATSSLDGIFSEPVGRSHATSIPNGKQVSLGVVYSRNTQTNRAYLQDYQANAGTGFGQSLLVQPIHDAYVATSKPDMAVDWVKASLQRQFGSVTVYPDMQSLKAAKPDVIAVVDTRSQLITSRSSDIEAAVSAHFYDSQLNYIGTAQGRDAKALSPVWADFKRSEEIVADINEQQNVQVRALQKFDQSLNNLLASPTQKVSMIDNNSGKKLY comes from the coding sequence ATGAAACTTGCCCTAGTCAGTACGTTGGCAATATCGGCCCTGATAACCGGCTGCTCGATTCCCACGGCACCTTCCGCGACCTCTTCACTGGACGGCATTTTCAGCGAACCGGTGGGCCGCAGTCACGCAACCAGCATTCCGAATGGCAAACAGGTCTCATTGGGCGTGGTGTACAGCCGCAACACCCAGACCAACCGCGCCTATCTGCAGGACTACCAGGCCAACGCTGGCACAGGGTTCGGCCAGAGCCTGCTGGTACAGCCGATTCATGACGCCTACGTGGCCACCTCAAAACCCGATATGGCCGTGGACTGGGTCAAGGCTTCCCTGCAGCGGCAATTCGGCTCAGTCACCGTGTACCCGGACATGCAAAGCCTGAAGGCGGCAAAACCGGACGTGATAGCCGTGGTGGACACCCGTAGCCAGCTCATTACCTCGCGCAGCTCCGACATTGAAGCCGCTGTGAGTGCGCACTTCTACGACAGCCAGCTCAATTACATCGGCACTGCACAGGGTCGCGACGCCAAGGCATTGAGCCCGGTCTGGGCAGACTTCAAGCGCAGTGAAGAGATCGTTGCGGATATTAATGAACAGCAAAACGTGCAGGTCAGGGCGTTGCAGAAGTTCGACCAGTCGCTCAATAACCTGTTGGCCAGCCCGACACAAAAAGTGTCGATGATCGATAACAACTCCGGCAAGAAATTGTATTGA
- a CDS encoding cupin domain-containing protein — MNVLRFCATSLVALTLTVSASAFAHDPSEKVTILQDQMLKNVPGKKALMIEVDYKPGQSSIAHKHDGTAMAYVLEGEITSQVKGEKEVTYKAGEFWYEAAGSEHLVSKNASKTKPAKLLVFMVLSPDEQVLVPLKN; from the coding sequence ATGAACGTATTGCGCTTCTGTGCCACTTCCCTGGTTGCCCTGACCCTGACTGTTTCCGCCTCGGCCTTTGCCCATGACCCTTCGGAAAAGGTCACGATCCTGCAAGACCAAATGCTGAAAAACGTACCGGGTAAAAAAGCCCTGATGATTGAAGTCGACTACAAGCCCGGTCAATCGTCCATTGCCCACAAGCACGACGGTACGGCCATGGCCTATGTCCTCGAAGGCGAAATCACTTCTCAAGTCAAAGGCGAGAAAGAAGTGACTTACAAGGCCGGGGAGTTCTGGTACGAAGCAGCAGGATCCGAACATTTGGTCTCGAAAAACGCCAGCAAGACCAAGCCTGCGAAGTTGTTGGTATTCATGGTTTTGTCACCGGACGAACAAGTACTTGTCCCATTGAAAAACTGA
- a CDS encoding antibiotic biosynthesis monooxygenase family protein translates to MSYKVINTVKVQAVAGRSEELGKQLQKIVDTLRETPGCDSYMVDRCPEDSNRWTVSAHWQSEAAMQSHFNSPEVQGFIDLIDCQLANAVDFNSFPIR, encoded by the coding sequence ATGTCCTATAAAGTGATCAATACCGTAAAGGTGCAGGCCGTCGCCGGCCGCTCGGAAGAACTGGGTAAGCAACTGCAAAAGATTGTCGACACCCTGCGCGAAACACCGGGCTGTGACTCCTATATGGTCGACCGCTGCCCCGAGGACAGTAACCGCTGGACCGTCAGCGCCCACTGGCAATCGGAAGCGGCCATGCAATCGCACTTCAACAGTCCCGAGGTGCAGGGTTTCATCGACCTGATCGATTGCCAGCTGGCCAATGCCGTGGATTTCAACAGCTTTCCCATCCGCTAA